The Deinococcus sp. KNUC1210 nucleotide sequence CACTGGCGGGCGAGGCGGGCGTGCGCGAGGTGATCCAGAACGTGCTGGCCGAACTGGACCTGACGCTGGGGCTGGCAGGCGTGCCGAGGGCGCGGGATGTGGATATGCAGGCGGTCACGCGGCGCTGAGCACAGGCGGGCAGGCGACAGCCGCAGGAACGATCAACGGCGCGTCTGCTCTCAGCGCCCGCCTTTCTCATTCAGCCGCACTGTTCCTGGCCGGTTTTCCCGCTACCGTACCTTTCATGCCCCGACGTTCGCTGCTCGCCGCGCTGCTCCTCGCTGTACTCGGTTCGGGCGCTGCCCAGGTGGCCCCGGCTGTTTCTGCCGTGCCGCCCGTGTCCAGCCTTCCAGCAGGCTTCTCGGTTCCTGCGGGCGCGGGCGACAGCATCTATCCGGCCCTCGGAACACCCGGCCTGGACGTGACGCACTACGATCTGAGCATTCGCAGCGATCCGCGCATCGACACCCTGAGTGGGCAGGCGGTGCTGAACATCACAGCGCTGAGCGACCTGAACCAGATCGCGCTGGATTTTGCCGGGCCGACCACCTCGGAAGTGCTGCTGAACGATCAGGTCGCCCGCTTTGCTCAGGTGGGCGAGAAACTGCTGATTCTGCCGTCCACACCGCTGAAGGCGGGCACGCGGTTTACTCTCGGCGTGACGTATCAGGGAACGCCCGCGCTGCACCTCGACCTGGGGCTACGGCTCGGCTGGATCACGCAGGACGACGCCAGTTACACATATTCCGAACCCGACGCGGCGCATACCTACTTTCCCTGCAACGACCTTCCTGCCGACGGAGCCAGCTTCACGCTGCACCTGGACGTTCCTGCCGGATATACCGCCGTCGCCAGCGGCGTGCAGACCGGACAACATTCCCAGAATGGGCGCACCGTGACCGATTTCGACCTGCCGCAGGAAACCGCGACGTATGCGCTGGGCATTCAGGTGGGGCGGCTGGACGTCGTGACGCGGCCCCGTGCAGGCAATGTGGCCCTGCGAGACGCCTTTCCCACGGACACGCCTCCGAGTGTTCGCGCACCCTTCGCCCGCGTTGCCGACATGCTGAGCGTGCTGACCGGCTGGTTTGGACCGTATCCCTTCGCGGTCTACGGCGTGGCCCTCACACATGATCCGCAGCTGCTGGCGCTGGAAACCGCCACACTCAGCACCTTTCCCGCCCGCGAGCAGGGCGAGGAAGTCGGGCTGCACGAACTGGCCCACCAGTGGTTCGGAGACAGCGTGCGGCTGGGCGACTGGTCGGACGTGTGGCTGAACGAGGGATTCGCCACCTACGCCGAACTGCTGTGGGCCGAGCATCTGGGCCAGGACAGCCGGAGCCTGCTGAGGCGCTGGTACACGGCCCTGATGCGGCAGGCCGCCCGCCCGCTGGTCGCCACCGCCGCGCCGCAACTCTTCGACAGCACCAGTTACCAGCGCGGCGCACTCACGCTGCATGTCCTACGCCTCAAGATCGGTGACGCCAGTTTCCGGCGCGTGCTTCAGCAGTATGCCGCCAGCTATGCGGGCCGCAGCGCCCGCACCGCCGACTTCCTGAACGTGGTGCGCGAGGTGTCCGGGCAGACCGCTGTCGACGCGCTTCAGCCCTGGGTCAGCAGTCCTTCCCTCCCTCCCCTCCCCCGAATTCTAAAGAAAGTTTTAGCCCGAACGTGAGAATTATCACGCTTTGATGTCACACTGAGCGCCATGTGGCCATTTGGAAAGTCGACGGTTGACCGTGTGAAAGACGCGTTCAAAGCTCAAGCCCTTCTCGCTCCCCTGAATCTGGATGTCCGGATAGACAACGGCACGGCTTTCGTGACCGGGCAGGTTCCTACCCAGAACTACCTGGGCCTCATCAAGGTGGTCGCCACCGGCATCAGTGGCGTGAAGGCCGTCGATACCAGCGGTCTGGTCTTCGACACCCCGGCAGCGCAGGCCGCTCCCGCCGCGCCTGAGGTAAGCGTGGATACCGGCGGCACCATCGATGCCAGCACCGACGCCCAGGCCACCCAGGGCCAGTACGATCAGGCGGCGGGCGACGACATCGTGGCGAAGGCCCTGGCCGAGCACAACCGCATTGCCAAGGGTGTCTTCAACGCCCTCCAGAGCAACGGCGAACTGAAGGACGATCCTATCGACGTGCTCCAGAGCGGCACCAGCATCATCCTGCGCGGCGCAGTCGACAGCGAACACGAACTGCACCTCGCCGCCCAGCTCGCCCGCAGCATCGAGGGTGTCGAGGCAGTGGACGCCAGCGGCCTGAAAGTGGTCGGCGGCGCCAAGGAACTGACCAAGGAGAAGGACGCGGGCGGCGAGACGGTCTACACCGTACAGAGCGGCGACAACCTCAGCAGCATCGCCCTCAAGTACTTCGGCGACGCGGGCAAATACCGCGACATCGCCCACTACAACAACATCTCCAACCCCGATCTGATTCAGGTCGGCCAGAAAATCCGCATCCCCGGCTGAGAAACCGCACAGCACGAAACAGGCCGCCCCGAAGAAAGGCGGCCTGTTTTCGTCACACCATTATCATGTTCGGATATTGGATTCTGATACCCAGAAGGCACAGGAGGCGATATGGATACTCAACTGGTACGCGGCAGTCTGGACATGGTGCTGATGAGCGTGCTGAGAAGCGGCGAGATGTACGGCCTTGAGATCACCAAGGCGGCCAATCTGGACACAGGCGGGTACTTCACGCTGAATGCTGGCAGCCTGTACCCGGCGCTGCACCGACTGGAGCGGGCAGGCTTTCTGGGCAGCAGCGAGCGCCAGCCGCCACGCGGAGGGCCAGCCGTGCGCTATTACCACCTGACCGACGCGGGCCGCGCAGAATTGCAGCGCCGGATGGACGCCTATACACGCTTTGACGAGGCGGTCAGGACCTTATGGAACTGAACAGCCCCCCCATCCCCAGTGCCGTGGCCGCGTACCTGAAGCGGGCCGCCCCACGAAATGCCGCCCTCAGGGCCGAGCTGCACGCCAATCTGCATCAGTGCATGCTCGACCATCTGACCGCCGGAATGTCGCAGGAAGCCGCGTGGGAAGCGGCGCTGCGCGACTTCGGGCCAGCCAGTTCGCTTCACCCGGTCTCGCGGCTGAGCTGGCGGGTGCTGCGGGTGCTGGTGCCCTTGACACTGCTGGGCGGGGCCGCCTACGCCGCACATCTGGGCGTGCTGACTTGAAATCCGCTGCAAGCTACACGCGCCTGTTGCTCAAAGAATGGGTGTCCCCGTTTGTGTTCGTGGTGCTGCTGACACAGGTCGGCGTGGCAGCCACCCGCGTAGACGGTGTGAGCATGATGCCGGGCCTGCGGAATAACGAGGAAGTCATCATTCCGAAGCTGGAAGGCTGGGCGCACCGCTTCGGGCTGGGCACGTATCACCGGGGCGACATCGTGGTCTTCAAACCGCCCCGCGCCGCCGCGAGTGAATGGAAACACGACATTCATGGCGTGCCGCTGCCCTGGGCCTACCGCCCTTACCTGATCAAACGGGTGATCGGCGTGGCGGGCGACCGTATTCGCATCGAAGAGGGACAGGTAACCATCAATGGGCACCTGCTGGATGCTCACTGGACGCAGGATTTCTGGCGAGCACAGGGATGTCTGGATACCACCAGTGCCGAGGCCAATGCCGCCGTGACCGGGCTCTTTCCGAACGCGCCCGCCACCAGAACGCTGACGGTTCCGGCGGGATCGCTGTTCGTGATGGGCGATAACCGCAGTCCGGGCGGCAGTCTGGATTCACGGTATTTCGGAACGGTGCCCCTCGCGGATGTGGCGGGCCGCGCCGTACTGAGCGTGTGGCCGATTCTGCGGAACTCTCAGGCAGCGGCCCTGTGTGCTTCCGCCGATCCGAAAAACAGTGTGACCACCAGCGGGCCCAGCGAGTTGAATCTGCGGGTGCTGAACGCTCCGGCGACCTTTGCCGACCTCGACAAATAGAACCAGACATAAGGTTGCCTTCGTTATCTCAGCGCGTCCATCAGTTCCTGTGGCATGCGGGCCGGGCGATAGGTGCGGTCGGTGCAGATGTGCTGCGTCTCCCCCGTTGCCAGCAGGTCTTCGCCGCGCCACAGTTCGTAGGCGAAGACCGCTGTGCGCGATTTGACTTCGCTCATGCGGGTCTTCAGGGTCAACTGATCGTCGTAGCGGGCCGCCATGCGGTAGCGCACGTTCAGCCCCGACAGCATCAGATAGTAGCCCCGGGCCTCGACTTCGGTATAAGGAAAGCCCAGTTCGCGCATCCAGTCGCTGCGCCCCATCTCGAACCAGATCGGATAGGTGGCGTGGTGCACCACACCCATCGCGTCGGTTTCTGCATACCGCACCCGGAAGGCCGTCACGGTTTCGAGGCCTGTGCTCATGGCTGTCCCAGCCGCTCGAAGGGCGACGCGCCCGCCGCATAGAATTCCAGCGTGGGCGTGCGCCGCAGCTTGAGCGCCTGCGCCGTTTCGTATTGCAGGCGGCCCCGTGCATGGTTGAGCGCGTCGATCAGCGGCCCGACTTCACCGATGGCCGATACGTACACCCGCGCAAAGCTGTAATCGGGCGTGACAGTCACCCGCTCGATGGTATAGATCAGCGGAATGCGCGGATCGGACAGTTCTCCGATGGCCGACGACAGCAGCCGCGTCAGGGCCACTTCCACCTGACGCGGTTTCAAGAGTTCACCGCTGCTGAAATCCTAACTTCTGGAACGCCTGCACACATCATCCTGCCAGTTTTGCACAAACCCGGGCTACGCGCCCCGCACCAGTTCGGCGATCTCGGCGGCGATGGCATGGATTTCCGCTTCGTCGGGGCCTTCGACCATCACGCGCACGAGCTGTTCGGTGCCGCTGGGCCGCAGATTTACGCGCCCGCGTCCGTCCAGTCGAACCTCGGCAGCCTTCACCGCCGCCTGAACCGCCGCATGCCTGACCGCTGCCAGCTTGTCCTTGACGCGCACGTTCACCAGCGTCTGCGGAAACATCGTCAGGTCGTCGTACAGCGCGTCGAGAGTGGTGCCCTGCTCCTTCATGGCCGCCAGCGTCAGCAGCGAGGTGAGTACGCCGTCTCCGGTGGGCGACAGGTCGAGGAACAGGATGTGTCCGCTCTGCTCGCCGCCCAGCTTGAAATTCCCCGCCTGAAGCTGCTCGTATACGTAGCGGTCGCCCACCGCCGCCCGCGTCAGATGAACGCCCGCATCCTGCAATTTCACTTCCAGCGCCATGTTGCTCATGATGGTGGCGACCACTGTGCTTTCCCGGCGTGCCCGCGCATTCAGCAGCAGGATGTGATCGCCGTGCACGACGTTGCCACGCGAATCGACGAACAGGGCGCGGTCGGCGTCGCCGTCGAAGGCCACGCCCAGATCGTAGCCGCCCTCGCGCACGATGCGGGCCAGATTGCCCAGGTGGGTGCTGCCGCAGTCGCGGTTGATGTTGCGCCCGTCAGGAGTGGTGTAGATGGCGAACAGATCTGCACCCGCCGCCTGATAGACCTTCGGCCCGATGCGGTAGGCTGCGCCGTTGGCACAGTCCATCGCGATTCTCAGACCCGTCAGGTCGGGGGCGTGGGTGCCCAGATACGCCGCGTACAGGCGCTCGGCCTCGGTGTAGTTGGTGACCTCGCCCAGCGTGGTGCCGCTGACCGCCGGAAGGTCCTGTACGTGGTCCAGCATGGCTTCGATGCTGGCTTCCAGTTCGTCGCTGATCTTGCTGCCGCCCGCCCCGAAGAACTTGATGCCGTTGTCCTGATACGGATTGTGAGACGCGCTGATCACCACGCCCGCATCGGCTCCCAGGTGCCGGGTCAGGTAGCTGACGCCGGGTGTAGGCAACACTCCCAGATGCACCACATGCACGCCCCGGCTCGTCAGGCCCGCCGCGAGCGCCGCTTCCAGCATGTCGCCCGACTGCCGGGTATCCTTGCCGATCACCACACTGGTGCGGCCCGCCTGTTTCTGGGCCTTGAGCACCTCGGCAGCGGCAGCACCCAGCCGCATCACCCACTCGGCGGTCAGCGGAAACTCACCCGCGACACTTCGCACGCCGTCGGTGCCGAAATACGTGCGCTCTGGAACTTGAACTGTGGTCATTTCAGTATGGTATCAGGCGAACTTTGGCAGATCTTACGATTCCTTAACTTTCTGTCATCTGCGCAGCCTCTCCCGGCGCTTCCCCGGCGTGGAGCGCCATCAGCTTGCGCCAGCGCTCGGAGGCGCGGCCTTCCCAGCCCTCGCGCTGCGGGCTGTACAGGTGCAGATCAGCTCCTTCCGGCAGATAGCGCTGAGCGAAGCTGCCCTCTGGATCGTCGAAATAGTACGCGTAGCCCCGCCCGTATCCCTGCGAGCGCATCAGGGCGGTGGGCGCGTTCCTGAGGTGGGGCGGAACCGCCAACTGCTCGCCGTCCACCGCCGACAGCGCAGCTTTCCAGGCGGTATAGACGCTGTTGCTTTTTGGAGCCAGCGCCAGATATACCACCGCCTGCGCCAGACTCAGATCGCCTTCGGGACTGCCCAGGAATTCGACGGCGTCTTTGGCCGCCAGACAGAGCCGCAGCGCCTGTGGGTCGGCCAGCCCGATGTCTTCCGAGGCCATCCGGACCACTCTGCGGGCCACATACAGCGGGTCGGCCCCGCCCGCGACCATGCGGGCCAGCCAGTACAACGCGGCGTCGGGGTGAGAGCCGCGCACCGATTTGTGCAGCGCCGAAATCAGGTTGTAGAAGTCTTCGCCACCCTTGTCCATGCTGGGCAGATGCCGCCCGAACGCCTCGGTGACGGCTTCCGGCGTGACCGGGTCGGCCAGCGTGGCCGCCACTTCCAGCGTGCTCAGGGCGCGGCGGGCGTCGCCGTCGGCCAGGCGGGCCAGCAGTTCCAGCGCTTCCGGCTGAGCCTGCACCCCCGGCAGCCCGCGCTCGTCGCTGAGGGCGCGGTGCAGCAGCGCCAGCAGGTCGGCGGGCGTCAGGGCCTCCAGCACCAGCGTGCGGGCGCGGCTTCTGAGCGCCGGATTGACCTCGAAGCTGGGATTCTCGGTGGTCGCGCCCACCAGCGTCAGCAGGCCCGATTCGACGTGCGGCAGCAGCGCGTCCTGCTGGGCCTTGTTGAAGCGGTGAATCTCGTCGAGAAACAGCATGGTGCGCGTGCCCCGGCCCCGCAGCCGCTCGGCCTCGGTCACGGCCTCGCGGATATCCTTCACCCCCGCCGATACCGCACTGAGCGCGATAAAATGTGCTCCGACCTCGGCAGCCAGCAGCCGCGCCAGCGTCGTCTTTCCCACGCCCGGCGGCCCCCACAGGATCAGGCTGCCCAGCCGCCCCGACGCCAGCACCCGCGTCAGCGGTTTGCCCGGCCCCAGCAGGTGCGTCTGGCCCACCACCTCCGCGATGGTGCGCGGGCGCAGCCTTTCGGCCAGGGGCGCGGGTGGATCGAACAGCGTCATGAGGAGATGCTAGCGGGCCTCTGCATCTTCAACCATGAGCAGGCTTAGGAAGAACTGAAGAAAGCGCAGCGTACAGCCGCTGCCTGTCCAGGCGCTCCGGCAGCCCGGCCACCTGCCCGTCACCGAGTTCCATGACGCGCCACACGCCGTCTGCACGCTGCGCCACGTCCATCGTGAAGAAGCGGCTGTGAACGCCCGCGCCGATGACCCCGAACTGAGCGAGCGGCACCACTGCCGCCGGATACTCGCCCTCTTCCCAGTACTCGCCGGCACTGATGATGTGGCCGTCCAGAAAGAACAGGCGGTATTCGCGGGTCAGCGGCATGCCACTTCTGGAATGCTCGGTGAGGGCGGCAAAGTCTTCGAACGCCCGCAGCACCAGTCCGCCCTGAAATTCATGCCCCTGGCGCGTCAGAAAGGTCTGAATCACCTGCGTGGCGTGGGCCGAATCGCTGGCGTCGGGAATGAAACAGGCCTCGTGCCACTCGTGCTTGCGCGATTTCACGTAATCCTTGACGATGACGGCGGCAGGGCCGAAGCTGCTCAGGGCGCTCCGGACGGCGCTCCAGTCCACTTCGTCGGGGCTGGTGGCTGGCAGCCAGAGGGTACGCGGCGAATGGTCGGCAATCGCTGCAAACGATTCGGGCAGGTGGTGGGTCTGGAGGTACTGGGCCGGGGTGTTCAACAGCTGCCAGTTGCGCTGCTGAAGCGCCGTATAGAGCGTCTCGTACACCTCGGGCCGCAGCATCCAGCCCCGGTAGAGAGCCGGGTGCAGGTCTGGCGAGTGCGGCACCCAGCGCAGCGCCCGCGCAGCTTGCCCGTCCAGCAGCGCCTCGATGTCGATCAGGGCCGAAGGGCGTTGCAGCCGTCCGGCGAGCGCCTGTTCCTGGGCGTAGGCTTCGTCGGGCACGCGTCCGGCAAACGGCTCGGCGGGGTACAGGAACATGAGGCGAGTATAGGCATGCATGCGCCGCCTGCTGCTCCAGAATGAAGGGGTGCGCCGACGCCTGCTCGTGCAGAATGCCTTCCGATTCGACCGCAGCCAGTGGCGTCCGGTAGAGGCGCTGCGCTGCACCCTGGGTCTGGCGTTGCCGCTGCTGTTCGCGGTGCTGCTGGGCCACCCCTCGTGGGGCGTACTGGCCGCCACCGGGGCACTGAATACCGGGCTGGCGTCGTACAGCGGCGTGACCCGCGCCCGGTTGCGCCTGATGCTGACCACCACCGCCGTGACCGCCGCCGTCACGGTGCTGGGCGTGCTGGTGAGCCAGAATTCCTGGCTGGGCGCTGGGGCCGCACTGCTGGCGGGCGTGCTGCTGGCGCTCTACGGCGCGTCGGGGCCAGCCGCGACCACCATCAGCCTCCAGGCCATGACGGTGCTGATCGTGCTGACCGGGCTGCACCTGCCGCTGTCTCAGGCGCTGCCTTCGGGGGCGCTGGTCCTGCTGGGCGGGCTGCTGCAAACCCTGCTGCTGGCCGCCGTCTGGCCGCTGGCTCCGCGCTGGCCGGAACGCCGGGTGGTCGCCAGCGTCTACCGCTCGCTGGCCCGCTTCACCGAACACCTGCCGCCCAGCGAAGGTCAGCCGCTGCCCGACGCGCTGCCGCTTCAGAGTGCCTGGGCGCTGCTCGATGAAGCGAACACCTACCGCTGGCGCACCGAGCACGCCGAGTTGCGCCAGCGTCTACAGCGGGCCGAGACGCTGCGTGGAGCCATCACCGGCCTTGCGGCGGCAGATACCGACTTCCGGCAGATAGGCGAGACAGAGCGCGTGCAGGCGCAGACCTACGCCGACGCGCTGGCCCGCACCCTGAGGCAGTGCATGGACGACGTCCGGCACGGACACTTCGTACCCGCCGACCTGGGAGCGCTGCGGACGACACTGGACGCCCTGCCCGACCCGGCAACGTCTTCGCCGCCCGCTCAGAGGTACCGTCACTGGGCCGAACTGGTCTACGGTACCCTGAACTCGCCTGTCTCCAGCATTCCCGAGCGCCCAGCAGCCCCCGGCGCACCGCCTCCGGCCCAGCCCGCACAGGGGTGGCGCACCCTTCTGCGGCTGCCGCTCAGCCCGCTGGTGCTGCGGCATGCGCTGCGCTACGGCGTGGCCCTGGGTCTGTCCACCCTGCTCTACCGCCTGCTGAACATCCAGCACGGCTACTGGCTGCCGCTGACGGTGGCGGTGCTGCTGCGGCAGGACTACGCGGCCACCCTGACACGCGGGCTGGCGCGGCTGACCGGCACGCTGGGCGGGGTGCTGCTCGCCACGCTGCTGGTGATTCTGGTGCATCCGTCGCCGGTGGTACTGAGCGGGCTGTCGCTGGGCGCGGCCTTTCTGGTCTACGCGCTGTTCCTGACCAATTACGCGGTCTTTTCGGCAGCCATCACCGTGTATGTGGTGTGTTCGGTGGCGGCGTCGGGGCTGGCCGAGGAGCAGGTGGGCCTGCTGCGGATCGTCGCCACGCTGCTGGGCGGCCTGAGTGCGCTGGGCATGTCGCTGCTGTGGCCGAGCTGGCAATCTGGCACTGTCTGGAAGACCCTGCAGGACGCCGTGCAGGCCCAGGCAAGCTATGCCGGAGCCGTGGACGCGCTCGTTCAGGCGACGCCCGAGAACCTGCAACAGTCCCTGCTGGCAGCGGATCAGGCGGGCAGGCAGGCGCGAGCGCTGCGGCTCCAGGCCGAGAGCACCCTTCAGGCGGCAGCGCTGGAACCGGGCCGCAGGCGAGCCGAGCAGCGCCGCG carries:
- a CDS encoding M1 family metallopeptidase, yielding MPRRSLLAALLLAVLGSGAAQVAPAVSAVPPVSSLPAGFSVPAGAGDSIYPALGTPGLDVTHYDLSIRSDPRIDTLSGQAVLNITALSDLNQIALDFAGPTTSEVLLNDQVARFAQVGEKLLILPSTPLKAGTRFTLGVTYQGTPALHLDLGLRLGWITQDDASYTYSEPDAAHTYFPCNDLPADGASFTLHLDVPAGYTAVASGVQTGQHSQNGRTVTDFDLPQETATYALGIQVGRLDVVTRPRAGNVALRDAFPTDTPPSVRAPFARVADMLSVLTGWFGPYPFAVYGVALTHDPQLLALETATLSTFPAREQGEEVGLHELAHQWFGDSVRLGDWSDVWLNEGFATYAELLWAEHLGQDSRSLLRRWYTALMRQAARPLVATAAPQLFDSTSYQRGALTLHVLRLKIGDASFRRVLQQYAASYAGRSARTADFLNVVREVSGQTAVDALQPWVSSPSLPPLPRILKKVLART
- a CDS encoding BON domain-containing protein, translated to MWPFGKSTVDRVKDAFKAQALLAPLNLDVRIDNGTAFVTGQVPTQNYLGLIKVVATGISGVKAVDTSGLVFDTPAAQAAPAAPEVSVDTGGTIDASTDAQATQGQYDQAAGDDIVAKALAEHNRIAKGVFNALQSNGELKDDPIDVLQSGTSIILRGAVDSEHELHLAAQLARSIEGVEAVDASGLKVVGGAKELTKEKDAGGETVYTVQSGDNLSSIALKYFGDAGKYRDIAHYNNISNPDLIQVGQKIRIPG
- a CDS encoding PadR family transcriptional regulator; amino-acid sequence: MDTQLVRGSLDMVLMSVLRSGEMYGLEITKAANLDTGGYFTLNAGSLYPALHRLERAGFLGSSERQPPRGGPAVRYYHLTDAGRAELQRRMDAYTRFDEAVRTLWN
- a CDS encoding permease prefix domain 1-containing protein — encoded protein: MELNSPPIPSAVAAYLKRAAPRNAALRAELHANLHQCMLDHLTAGMSQEAAWEAALRDFGPASSLHPVSRLSWRVLRVLVPLTLLGGAAYAAHLGVLT
- the lepB gene encoding signal peptidase I, whose product is MLKEWVSPFVFVVLLTQVGVAATRVDGVSMMPGLRNNEEVIIPKLEGWAHRFGLGTYHRGDIVVFKPPRAAASEWKHDIHGVPLPWAYRPYLIKRVIGVAGDRIRIEEGQVTINGHLLDAHWTQDFWRAQGCLDTTSAEANAAVTGLFPNAPATRTLTVPAGSLFVMGDNRSPGGSLDSRYFGTVPLADVAGRAVLSVWPILRNSQAAALCASADPKNSVTTSGPSELNLRVLNAPATFADLDK
- a CDS encoding thioesterase family protein: MSTGLETVTAFRVRYAETDAMGVVHHATYPIWFEMGRSDWMRELGFPYTEVEARGYYLMLSGLNVRYRMAARYDDQLTLKTRMSEVKSRTAVFAYELWRGEDLLATGETQHICTDRTYRPARMPQELMDALR
- a CDS encoding ribosome-binding factor A yields the protein MKPRQVEVALTRLLSSAIGELSDPRIPLIYTIERVTVTPDYSFARVYVSAIGEVGPLIDALNHARGRLQYETAQALKLRRTPTLEFYAAGASPFERLGQP
- the glmM gene encoding phosphoglucosamine mutase: MTTVQVPERTYFGTDGVRSVAGEFPLTAEWVMRLGAAAAEVLKAQKQAGRTSVVIGKDTRQSGDMLEAALAAGLTSRGVHVVHLGVLPTPGVSYLTRHLGADAGVVISASHNPYQDNGIKFFGAGGSKISDELEASIEAMLDHVQDLPAVSGTTLGEVTNYTEAERLYAAYLGTHAPDLTGLRIAMDCANGAAYRIGPKVYQAAGADLFAIYTTPDGRNINRDCGSTHLGNLARIVREGGYDLGVAFDGDADRALFVDSRGNVVHGDHILLLNARARRESTVVATIMSNMALEVKLQDAGVHLTRAAVGDRYVYEQLQAGNFKLGGEQSGHILFLDLSPTGDGVLTSLLTLAAMKEQGTTLDALYDDLTMFPQTLVNVRVKDKLAAVRHAAVQAAVKAAEVRLDGRGRVNLRPSGTEQLVRVMVEGPDEAEIHAIAAEIAELVRGA
- a CDS encoding replication-associated recombination protein A; its protein translation is MTLFDPPAPLAERLRPRTIAEVVGQTHLLGPGKPLTRVLASGRLGSLILWGPPGVGKTTLARLLAAEVGAHFIALSAVSAGVKDIREAVTEAERLRGRGTRTMLFLDEIHRFNKAQQDALLPHVESGLLTLVGATTENPSFEVNPALRSRARTLVLEALTPADLLALLHRALSDERGLPGVQAQPEALELLARLADGDARRALSTLEVAATLADPVTPEAVTEAFGRHLPSMDKGGEDFYNLISALHKSVRGSHPDAALYWLARMVAGGADPLYVARRVVRMASEDIGLADPQALRLCLAAKDAVEFLGSPEGDLSLAQAVVYLALAPKSNSVYTAWKAALSAVDGEQLAVPPHLRNAPTALMRSQGYGRGYAYYFDDPEGSFAQRYLPEGADLHLYSPQREGWEGRASERWRKLMALHAGEAPGEAAQMTES
- a CDS encoding ATP-grasp domain-containing protein, whose amino-acid sequence is MFLYPAEPFAGRVPDEAYAQEQALAGRLQRPSALIDIEALLDGQAARALRWVPHSPDLHPALYRGWMLRPEVYETLYTALQQRNWQLLNTPAQYLQTHHLPESFAAIADHSPRTLWLPATSPDEVDWSAVRSALSSFGPAAVIVKDYVKSRKHEWHEACFIPDASDSAHATQVIQTFLTRQGHEFQGGLVLRAFEDFAALTEHSRSGMPLTREYRLFFLDGHIISAGEYWEEGEYPAAVVPLAQFGVIGAGVHSRFFTMDVAQRADGVWRVMELGDGQVAGLPERLDRQRLYAALSSVLPKPAHG
- a CDS encoding FUSC family protein → MRRLLLQNEGVRRRLLVQNAFRFDRSQWRPVEALRCTLGLALPLLFAVLLGHPSWGVLAATGALNTGLASYSGVTRARLRLMLTTTAVTAAVTVLGVLVSQNSWLGAGAALLAGVLLALYGASGPAATTISLQAMTVLIVLTGLHLPLSQALPSGALVLLGGLLQTLLLAAVWPLAPRWPERRVVASVYRSLARFTEHLPPSEGQPLPDALPLQSAWALLDEANTYRWRTEHAELRQRLQRAETLRGAITGLAAADTDFRQIGETERVQAQTYADALARTLRQCMDDVRHGHFVPADLGALRTTLDALPDPATSSPPAQRYRHWAELVYGTLNSPVSSIPERPAAPGAPPPAQPAQGWRTLLRLPLSPLVLRHALRYGVALGLSTLLYRLLNIQHGYWLPLTVAVLLRQDYAATLTRGLARLTGTLGGVLLATLLVILVHPSPVVLSGLSLGAAFLVYALFLTNYAVFSAAITVYVVCSVAASGLAEEQVGLLRIVATLLGGLSALGMSLLWPSWQSGTVWKTLQDAVQAQASYAGAVDALVQATPENLQQSLLAADQAGRQARALRLQAESTLQAAALEPGRRRAEQRRVLFSLLSRLHANAAQVLTLHTEAEALHTGHPGTHAAQHAAALRDRIMVDVGSLRADTERWVSRATAPAG